A genomic segment from Candidatus Marinimicrobia bacterium CG08_land_8_20_14_0_20_45_22 encodes:
- a CDS encoding cytosine deaminase has product MEEKFNQQTLHLKKDAKSTSARVWLIVIFLVFTLIDLGIKNLYPFLAVTEPSGGKTLVVEGWLPDNVIQEVTKIFLDGKYEKIYTTGGPLQQGYFLSKYKTNAELAKATLKEIGFDEKRVIAVPYAKADKDRTFASAIAFKEYLVTSDTTVKSLDVLSLGPHARRSQLLYQKALGKDFKVGIIASHQVGFTPEKWWKSSDGVRMVLDESIAYIYARLFFSTNK; this is encoded by the coding sequence ATGGAAGAAAAGTTTAACCAGCAAACATTACATTTAAAAAAAGACGCCAAATCGACCTCAGCAAGAGTCTGGCTGATCGTGATCTTTTTAGTTTTCACCTTAATTGATTTAGGTATTAAAAATCTCTATCCATTTCTGGCGGTTACGGAACCTTCCGGCGGAAAGACGCTCGTTGTCGAAGGCTGGTTGCCGGATAATGTAATTCAGGAAGTGACGAAAATCTTTCTGGATGGTAAATATGAAAAAATCTACACGACCGGCGGACCGCTTCAGCAAGGTTATTTTTTATCGAAATATAAAACGAATGCAGAACTGGCAAAGGCAACACTGAAAGAAATCGGCTTCGACGAAAAACGCGTAATCGCCGTTCCTTACGCCAAAGCTGACAAAGACAGGACATTTGCCTCGGCAATTGCTTTTAAAGAATATTTGGTCACATCCGACACGACGGTAAAGTCGCTCGACGTTCTTTCGCTCGGACCGCACGCCCGCCGAAGCCAATTACTCTATCAAAAAGCGTTGGGAAAGGATTTTAAGGTCGGGATCATTGCCTCGCATCAGGTTGGATTCACACCGGAAAAATGGTGGAAATCCAGCGACGGCGTCCGGATGGTTTTAGATGAGTCGATTGCTTACATCTATGCGCGTCTCTTTTTCTCGACGAATAAGTGA